One Colias croceus chromosome 28, ilColCroc2.1 DNA window includes the following coding sequences:
- the LOC123704058 gene encoding uncharacterized protein LOC123704058, with the protein MSTRSGAGAIRARRGHKERSKNFTELEKRTVLELIARHRDVLRQGRSNNATNRSKQLVWSTICDEVNKRCGGERPRTPAQVKMWYENYKKKCKMRAHDTHVVKQQSNETPGILDGMLWQNIHPLDVKGEDNDATTSAEAHSVKDDDCIPVNMSNGRLSTNDSDDTMPNVLEPQVQIIPQSSPSPPLKSLPNPLNPLLPNLPLLANPLAIEQARIQQNFLQKLNELSNTPLNLSHLDDEKRNNQDRNHDKTDEQIKHDCGSATEEERLYFTAKRQHAIWEHEAKMKILNMELRQKEEIFSLQKQLFLIELRLKMDFLEKASAK; encoded by the exons ATGTCGACGCGCAGCGGCGCGGGCGCGATACGTGCGCGGCGCGGGCACAAGGAGCGCTCGAAGAACTTCACCGAGCTAGAGAAGCGGACCGTTCTCGAGCTGATCGCGCGGCACCGGGACGTGCTGCGGCAGGGCCGCTCGAACAAcgcgaccaacaggagcaaaCAG CTAGTCTGGTCGACGATCTGCGACGAGGTGAACAAGCGGTGCGGCGGTGAGCGGCCGCGCACGCCCGCACAGGTCAAGATGTGGTACGAGAACTATAAGAAGAAGTGCAAAATGCGTGCGCACGATACGCATGTGGTCAAG CAACAAAGTAACGAAACGCCGGGCATTCTCGACGGCATGCTGTGGCAGAATATTCATCCTCTTGACGTTAAAG gtgAGGACAACGACGCCACCACTAGCGCGGAGGCTCACAGCGTGAAGGATGACGACTGTATACCAGTTAAT ATGTCAAACGGGCGCCTCTCAACGAACGACAGCGACGACACGATGCCAAACGTACTGGAGCCCCAAGTGCAAATCATCCCCCAATCATCCCCCAGTCCCCCCCTGAAATCCCTCCCCAACCCCCTGAACCCCCTCCTCCCCAACCTACCCCTCCTCGCCAACCCCCTGGCGATAGAACAAGCGCGCATACAACAAAACTTCCTACAGAAACTAAACGAACTATCAAACACACCATTAAACCTCAGCCACTTGGACGACGAGAAAAGAAATAATCAAGACCGAAATCACGATAAAACAGACGAACAAATAAAACACGACTGTGGAAGCGCTACAGAAGAAGAAAGATTGTATTTTACCGCGAAACGACAGCACGCTATATGGGAACACGAGgcgaaaatgaaaattttaaacatggaACTCAGGCAGAAGGAGGAAATATTCTCCCTCCAAAAGCAACTTTTTCTCATCGAATTGCGTTTGAAAATGGACTTCCTTGAAAAGGCGAGCGCCAAATGA